The following proteins are co-located in the Tardibacter chloracetimidivorans genome:
- a CDS encoding acyl-CoA dehydrogenase C-terminal domain-containing protein — MFDYVPPIEDYRFLLSQVLGFDEAMEELSIEVDANLAVTVLEEAGRLCAERLHPLNRPGDEQGSTLVNGAVQTPDGFAEAYREFVAAGWPAMSAKPEYGGQGLPFILQLWLDEMISAANLSFGLFPGLTRGACEAVMAHASAELKDMWLPRLVSGEWTGAMALTESGAGTDLALLKTKAVPNADGSYAVTGTKIFISSGDHDLAGNIVHLVLARLPDAPEGVKGISLFLVPKYLPDADGGFTVRNGMSVGALEKKMGIHAQPTCVMNYDGATGWLVGEPHRGLAAMFTMMNAERLMVGIQGLGIAGAAYQQAVGYARERLQGRSSDGSRGPVPIIEHADVRRMLLNIRGFVEAGRALAGWTALQLDRSHSHPDAGERAKADAFVALLTPVVKASFTDLGFESAVQAQQVFGGHGYIRESGVEQYVRDARIAQIYEGTNGVQAMDLVGRKLPLAGGATVEAFLALIAADLDAAGDIAIAGKVRDALSLLERTTMALRGKGTDAVGAAAVDYLRLFSLVAYGWMWVRMAAAAAGDTPQHSAKRAVADYFVERMLPQAHALAASVAAGEETIMALPADSF, encoded by the coding sequence ATGTTCGACTATGTGCCGCCCATTGAGGATTACCGTTTCCTTCTGTCCCAGGTGCTTGGCTTCGATGAGGCCATGGAAGAGCTGTCGATCGAGGTTGACGCGAACCTCGCGGTCACGGTGCTGGAAGAAGCCGGCCGGCTGTGTGCCGAACGGCTCCATCCCTTGAACCGGCCCGGAGACGAGCAGGGCAGCACATTGGTGAACGGCGCGGTGCAGACGCCCGACGGCTTTGCCGAAGCCTATCGCGAATTCGTCGCCGCGGGCTGGCCGGCGATGTCGGCAAAGCCCGAATATGGCGGGCAGGGGCTTCCGTTCATCCTCCAGCTCTGGCTCGATGAAATGATCTCCGCCGCCAATCTGTCGTTCGGGCTGTTCCCCGGCCTTACGCGCGGCGCATGCGAAGCGGTGATGGCGCATGCAAGCGCCGAGCTGAAGGACATGTGGCTGCCCCGGCTGGTGAGCGGCGAATGGACGGGCGCAATGGCGCTGACCGAAAGCGGCGCCGGCACCGACCTTGCGCTTCTGAAGACCAAGGCCGTTCCCAATGCCGACGGCAGCTATGCAGTCACCGGAACCAAGATCTTCATTTCATCGGGCGACCATGATCTTGCCGGTAATATCGTCCATCTGGTGCTTGCCCGGCTGCCCGACGCGCCGGAAGGGGTGAAGGGGATCAGCCTTTTCCTCGTCCCCAAATATCTGCCTGATGCCGACGGCGGTTTCACGGTCCGCAACGGCATGTCGGTGGGCGCGCTGGAAAAGAAGATGGGCATACACGCCCAGCCGACCTGCGTGATGAACTATGACGGCGCGACCGGATGGCTGGTTGGCGAGCCACACAGGGGGCTGGCCGCCATGTTCACCATGATGAACGCGGAACGGCTGATGGTCGGCATCCAGGGGCTTGGAATCGCGGGCGCCGCTTATCAGCAGGCGGTCGGCTACGCCAGGGAGCGGCTTCAGGGCCGCAGCTCCGACGGATCACGCGGGCCGGTGCCGATCATCGAACATGCCGATGTGCGAAGGATGCTGCTCAACATCCGCGGGTTCGTGGAGGCGGGCAGGGCGCTCGCCGGCTGGACCGCGCTTCAGCTGGACCGTTCCCATTCGCATCCCGACGCCGGGGAACGGGCGAAGGCGGATGCATTCGTCGCGTTGCTGACGCCTGTGGTGAAGGCGTCCTTCACCGATCTTGGCTTTGAAAGCGCCGTGCAGGCGCAGCAGGTGTTCGGCGGTCATGGCTATATCCGCGAGTCCGGCGTGGAGCAGTATGTCCGCGACGCTCGAATCGCCCAGATCTATGAAGGCACCAATGGCGTGCAGGCGATGGACCTGGTCGGGCGCAAACTGCCGTTGGCGGGCGGCGCGACGGTCGAAGCATTTCTTGCACTGATCGCGGCCGATCTGGATGCCGCCGGTGATATCGCGATTGCCGGGAAAGTGCGCGATGCGCTGTCGCTGCTTGAACGCACGACGATGGCGCTTCGCGGCAAGGGTACGGATGCGGTTGGCGCTGCGGCGGTCGACTATCTGAGGCTCTTCTCGCTTGTGGCCTATGGCTGGATGTGGGTCCGCATGGCGGCGGCCGCTGCCGGCGATACGCCGCAGCACAGCGCCAAGCGCGCCGTTGCCGATTATTTCGTCGAGCGCATGCTGCCGCAGGCACACGCGCTCGCGGCAAGCGTGGCGGCTGGCGAAGAGACGATCATGGCGCTTCCCGCCGACTCTTTCTGA
- a CDS encoding TetR/AcrR family transcriptional regulator — MTGSIPSFAPGDEGSSRRRQIMEIAARLFARKGYRGASMRDIGEQAGVLGGSLYHHIKSKDALFIELHNAALDVAELRIAQAIEGARDPWEKLERACATLLEIQLAPDSLTMPMMNDFREVPEDVRQQLIARRDAFEDQFKSLVAELPLPSGINRSIYRNLLLSLLNAVGDWYRAGDLTPGEIASQIVMIFRHD, encoded by the coding sequence ATGACCGGCTCCATCCCATCTTTTGCTCCTGGTGACGAGGGTTCCAGCCGACGCCGTCAGATCATGGAGATTGCTGCGCGGTTATTCGCCCGAAAAGGCTATCGCGGGGCATCGATGCGCGACATCGGCGAACAGGCGGGCGTGCTGGGTGGATCGCTCTACCACCACATCAAGTCGAAGGACGCGCTCTTCATTGAACTGCACAACGCCGCGCTGGACGTGGCGGAACTGAGGATCGCCCAGGCGATCGAAGGCGCGCGCGATCCGTGGGAGAAGCTTGAACGGGCATGCGCCACATTGCTGGAAATCCAGCTCGCGCCTGACTCGCTGACCATGCCCATGATGAACGATTTTCGCGAAGTGCCGGAAGATGTGCGGCAGCAGTTGATTGCGCGACGGGATGCGTTTGAAGATCAGTTCAAATCTCTGGTCGCCGAGCTTCCGCTACCGAGCGGGATCAACCGTTCCATCTACCGGAACCTGTTGCTGTCCCTGCTCAATGCCGTCGGCGACTGGTATCGCGCGGGCGACCTCACCCCCGGCGAAATAGCGTCTCAAATCGTGATGATATTTCGCCACGACTAG
- the rpmE gene encoding 50S ribosomal protein L31 has product MKADIHPDYHTIKVQMTDGTVFETRSTWGKEGDTMQLDIDPKVHPAWTGGHGRLLDQGGQVARFNKRFGGLSLKSK; this is encoded by the coding sequence ATGAAGGCCGACATTCATCCCGATTATCACACCATCAAGGTGCAGATGACCGATGGCACCGTGTTCGAAACCCGCTCCACCTGGGGCAAGGAAGGCGACACGATGCAGCTCGACATCGATCCCAAGGTTCACCCGGCATGGACCGGCGGTCACGGCCGCCTGCTGGATCAGGGCGGTCAGGTCGCCCGCTTCAACAAGCGCTTCGGCGGTCTTTCGCTGAAGAGCAAATAA
- a CDS encoding TonB-dependent receptor plug domain-containing protein → MSVILFSAAAAAAASAGMEPVITVTAGREQELSSAADALTVLDDRRIKALNLPQVSDLLRLMPGVSVNVQGPQGSLTQIRIRGAEANHTLTFVDGIEINDPASGNETRFETLSADNAARVELLRGAQSALWGAEALGGVIAVTTPLPTQGIRAEARGEYGSHDSRRGSALLSAGNDKGGVSLDGAWLKTDGIDTLGRGGERDGHENLSLGAKAVVRPAPDGELGLVGRYIRSDTEFDGYNAFFLRDQTDEASRIKTRALRGWATYGTGQDAPWTFTAHGTLVDSANRNRDGATPLNRTDGQRVRIGGQATHRFALGDSNHRLTVAVEDEFERLKASDSQYFGATDQRRTRETVSLVAEWQGQFGDAIDLGAAVRHDDSNRFGSATTLKADAAWKLGHGLTIHGGYGEGFAQPTFFDLYGFFPGSFVGNPDLKAERGWNAEAGIGWTNGTIGIDVTAFTARLKDEIVDVFDPFTFLSSTANATGKSRRRGIETTLEARPAEWLRLSASYSYIDADEQKVAGTPLVREIRRPKHSAALSADAAFDRFSAGLGLSYVGARGDTDFDVSPAADVRLDPYFLASLNLAYKLTDVVEIYLRGANLADERYQDAVGYATEGRTVFGGVRVRFGD, encoded by the coding sequence ATGTCTGTCATATTGTTCTCGGCCGCTGCGGCCGCCGCCGCGTCTGCCGGCATGGAGCCGGTCATCACCGTCACCGCAGGCAGGGAGCAGGAGCTTTCCAGCGCCGCCGATGCCCTGACCGTGCTGGACGACCGCCGGATCAAAGCGCTGAACCTGCCGCAGGTGAGCGACCTTTTGCGCCTGATGCCGGGTGTGTCGGTCAATGTGCAAGGGCCGCAGGGTAGCCTCACCCAGATCCGCATCCGGGGGGCAGAGGCAAATCACACACTGACCTTCGTCGACGGGATCGAGATCAACGACCCCGCATCGGGCAACGAAACCCGGTTCGAAACGCTGAGCGCCGACAATGCGGCACGGGTAGAGCTTTTGCGCGGCGCGCAATCGGCGCTGTGGGGAGCAGAAGCGCTGGGCGGGGTAATCGCAGTCACCACGCCACTGCCCACCCAGGGTATCCGCGCGGAAGCGCGCGGCGAATATGGCTCCCACGACAGCCGCCGCGGCTCGGCCCTTCTTTCCGCCGGCAACGACAAGGGCGGCGTTTCGCTGGACGGCGCATGGCTGAAGACCGACGGCATCGACACGCTTGGCCGGGGCGGCGAGCGCGACGGCCATGAGAATCTGTCATTGGGCGCGAAGGCCGTGGTCCGCCCCGCGCCCGACGGCGAACTGGGGCTGGTCGGACGCTATATCCGCTCCGACACCGAGTTCGACGGCTACAACGCCTTTTTCCTGCGCGACCAGACCGATGAGGCGAGCAGGATAAAGACCCGCGCCCTGCGCGGCTGGGCCACCTATGGAACCGGCCAGGATGCGCCCTGGACCTTCACCGCCCATGGCACGCTGGTCGATTCGGCGAATCGCAATCGAGACGGCGCGACCCCGCTCAACCGCACCGATGGGCAGCGGGTGCGGATCGGCGGACAGGCCACGCACCGCTTCGCGTTGGGCGACTCCAACCATCGGCTGACAGTGGCGGTCGAGGACGAGTTCGAACGACTCAAGGCGTCGGACAGCCAGTATTTCGGCGCGACCGATCAGCGGCGCACCCGCGAGACCGTCTCGCTGGTGGCCGAATGGCAGGGGCAGTTCGGCGATGCGATCGACCTGGGCGCAGCTGTTCGCCACGACGACAGCAATCGCTTTGGCTCCGCCACGACGCTGAAGGCCGACGCGGCTTGGAAGCTGGGCCATGGCTTGACCATCCACGGTGGCTATGGCGAGGGCTTCGCCCAGCCGACCTTCTTCGATCTCTACGGCTTCTTCCCCGGCAGTTTCGTCGGCAATCCCGATCTGAAGGCCGAACGGGGGTGGAACGCCGAGGCGGGAATCGGGTGGACGAACGGCACGATCGGGATCGACGTCACCGCGTTCACCGCGCGGCTGAAGGACGAGATCGTCGACGTTTTCGACCCCTTCACCTTCCTTTCCTCCACCGCCAACGCCACCGGCAAGAGCCGGAGAAGGGGTATAGAGACGACGCTGGAGGCGCGCCCGGCCGAATGGCTGAGGCTGTCGGCGTCCTACAGCTATATCGATGCCGACGAACAGAAGGTCGCGGGTACGCCGCTGGTCCGGGAAATCCGCCGGCCGAAACATTCGGCGGCGCTTTCGGCAGATGCCGCTTTCGACCGCTTCTCCGCCGGGCTAGGCCTCAGCTATGTCGGCGCGCGGGGCGACACGGATTTCGACGTGTCCCCGGCAGCCGATGTGCGGCTTGATCCTTATTTCCTCGCATCGCTCAATCTGGCCTATAAGCTGACCGATGTGGTGGAAATCTATCTTCGAGGGGCCAATCTCGCCGATGAGCGCTATCAGGATGCGGTCGGCTATGCGACCGAGGGCCGGACGGTCTTCGGCGGCGTCCGTGTCCGCTTCGGTGACTAG
- the mobA gene encoding molybdenum cofactor guanylyltransferase: protein MRPAMKVLGAILAGGASRRFGSDKAEALIAGEPMLFHVAHRLSPQTDGLVICGRSWGSLRTVADRPRPGMGPLGGLAGALRHAGDHGFDLVLTAACDMPDIPPGLVERLGPAPSVVKGQQLVGLWPASLAAELEAHLDETGDYSVRAWMGRTGARQVEIGEVMSNINTSADLDAFTRRAGPRSSP, encoded by the coding sequence ATGCGCCCGGCCATGAAGGTGCTGGGCGCAATTCTTGCCGGCGGCGCTTCGCGCCGTTTCGGGTCCGACAAGGCCGAAGCGCTGATCGCGGGCGAGCCGATGCTGTTCCATGTGGCGCATCGGCTTTCCCCTCAGACCGATGGACTGGTGATCTGCGGGCGAAGCTGGGGTAGCCTTCGCACCGTCGCCGACCGGCCCCGTCCGGGCATGGGGCCGCTTGGCGGGCTTGCCGGCGCGCTTCGTCACGCTGGCGATCATGGTTTCGATCTGGTGCTGACCGCCGCCTGCGATATGCCCGACATTCCGCCGGGCCTTGTCGAACGGCTCGGCCCCGCCCCCTCGGTGGTAAAGGGGCAGCAGCTCGTCGGCCTATGGCCCGCCAGCCTCGCGGCCGAGCTGGAAGCGCATCTCGATGAAACCGGCGACTATTCGGTAAGGGCGTGGATGGGCCGCACCGGGGCGCGGCAGGTGGAGATCGGCGAGGTGATGAGCAACATCAACACGAGCGCCGACCTCGATGCGTTCACGCGGCGGGCGGGTCCGCGATCATCGCCGTAA
- the fabZ gene encoding 3-hydroxyacyl-ACP dehydratase FabZ → MAETGAAAGQMDVRRIMAMLPHRYPMLLVDRVLEIVPDQSIRAVKAVSMNEPFFQGHFPGRPIMPGVLIVEALAQAAGVLAIDALGLEGSGKLVYFMGIEGAKFRTPVEPGVLLTLDVEFVQKRASVCKFAGKASIDGKLAAEASFTAMIADPPAA, encoded by the coding sequence ATGGCTGAAACGGGGGCTGCCGCCGGACAGATGGATGTCCGGCGGATCATGGCGATGTTGCCGCATCGCTATCCGATGCTTCTGGTGGATCGGGTGCTTGAAATCGTGCCCGACCAGTCGATCAGGGCGGTGAAGGCGGTTTCGATGAACGAGCCGTTCTTTCAGGGGCATTTCCCCGGCCGTCCGATCATGCCCGGCGTCTTGATCGTGGAAGCGCTGGCCCAGGCGGCTGGCGTGCTCGCAATCGATGCGCTGGGCCTGGAGGGATCGGGCAAGCTCGTCTACTTCATGGGTATCGAGGGGGCGAAATTCCGCACGCCTGTGGAACCCGGCGTGCTGCTGACGCTGGATGTGGAGTTCGTCCAGAAACGGGCAAGCGTCTGCAAATTTGCGGGCAAGGCCTCCATCGATGGAAAGCTGGCAGCCGAAGCAAGCTTTACGGCGATGATCGCGGACCCGCCCGCCGCGTGA
- a CDS encoding OmpH family outer membrane protein codes for MRNILKAAMLAATALAVSLPVATPAFAQAAQAQIVIVDMEEVISTSSAGKGAQAVLQGQANSLQARVKTLTEGFQKEEEALRTGFQNKTLTQQAAEAKAKDIEGRKQSAQAEISGRQRTLQASQAHVLKQIDDAAQPIITAIMREKGANIALARGATIQAANSLDITAEVVKRLNAAKPSVSTTPPAQPAQAK; via the coding sequence ATGAGGAACATCCTGAAGGCCGCCATGCTCGCGGCGACCGCACTTGCCGTTTCGCTTCCCGTTGCGACGCCCGCCTTTGCGCAGGCAGCGCAGGCGCAGATCGTGATCGTCGACATGGAAGAAGTGATCAGCACCTCAAGCGCAGGCAAGGGCGCGCAGGCAGTGCTGCAGGGGCAGGCAAACTCGCTTCAGGCACGGGTGAAGACGCTGACAGAGGGCTTCCAGAAGGAAGAGGAAGCGCTTCGTACCGGCTTTCAGAACAAGACGCTGACCCAGCAGGCGGCGGAAGCCAAGGCGAAGGACATCGAAGGCCGCAAGCAGAGCGCCCAGGCCGAGATTTCCGGCCGTCAGCGGACGCTTCAGGCCAGCCAGGCTCATGTCCTCAAGCAGATCGACGACGCCGCCCAGCCGATCATCACCGCGATCATGCGGGAAAAGGGCGCGAATATCGCCCTTGCCCGCGGCGCCACCATCCAGGCGGCAAACTCGCTCGATATCACTGCCGAGGTCGTCAAGCGGCTGAACGCGGCCAAGCCCAGCGTATCGACCACGCCTCCGGCGCAGCCCGCCCAGGCGAAGTGA
- the bamA gene encoding outer membrane protein assembly factor BamA, which translates to MTRGFAAALLLGGTALAPVAPLWAQATAPAPAPDAAAPAVVSPPAAVPDVQGTVRSITVTGSERLEPETVRSYVSLKVGDRYDRAILDQALKELYGTELFADVTIRDDDGAITIAIRENPVINRIVLEGNKRLKDDKIRPEIKLAPRQIFTRSRTRADVARIIELYRRQGRFAATVEPQLVQLDQNRVDVVFEINEGPKSKVRAINIIGNEVFSDGDLRSEMATKQARWFRLFSSGTSYDPDRMAYDQQKLRQFYLTNGYADFRVASAVAELTPDRRDFVITYVVEEGERYKFGDVTVESDIRDLKAETLQELVRVEKGDWYDAQKIENTVDAMAEAAGLQGYAFADVRPEFIRDKDDLTMTITFKVAEAPRVYVERVDINGNTRTKDKVIRREFRLAEGDAFNSFKVKRSRDRIQSLGYFQENLEIEQKPGSTPDRVVLEVNVQEKPTGELQVSAGFSSLEKFIVNLSITERNFRGKGQELRASVDYSSYSKSVNLGFTEPYMFDRNIALGGDVFRRDYNSFNYIGQGRDRNTTYEQTTTGFQIRAATPLTEFWSFALRYGLSQDEVSLDKNTFYFDNNNDGVPECDPLLAGRYLCEAVGDFTTSSLGYSLVFDNLNNRLRPSAGQRVVISQDIAGLGGSVKYLRTRAEAKKFWGLGDSGFIFSLGAEGGYIKGLGQDVRLTDRFFLGEPQIRGFGIRGVGPRVVRRYYDTATADPNDFLADDNSRTDDALGGKLYYLGRAELEIPLGSGAREMGLRPSIFVDAGALWSTNRPPLDDRTTATVRPILNSAGQFQCSDASGGVVASATQTCPGSHPTLVANTIPPFREFYFGDTPKPRLSVGFGINWNSPFGPFRIDIAKALLKEPGDNTKLFSFNIGTQF; encoded by the coding sequence ATGACAAGAGGTTTTGCGGCGGCGCTGCTCCTGGGGGGCACTGCGCTTGCGCCGGTCGCCCCGCTGTGGGCGCAGGCGACCGCACCCGCACCCGCGCCGGATGCCGCGGCCCCCGCCGTCGTCTCCCCCCCAGCCGCCGTGCCTGACGTGCAAGGGACGGTCCGCTCGATCACGGTCACGGGGTCGGAACGGCTGGAGCCTGAGACCGTGCGTTCCTATGTGTCGCTGAAGGTCGGTGATCGTTATGACCGGGCGATATTGGACCAGGCGCTGAAGGAGCTTTACGGGACCGAATTGTTCGCCGATGTGACGATAAGGGACGACGATGGCGCGATCACCATCGCCATTCGTGAAAACCCCGTCATCAACCGCATCGTGCTTGAAGGCAACAAGCGGCTGAAGGATGACAAGATCCGTCCCGAGATCAAGCTCGCTCCGCGCCAGATCTTCACCCGCTCGCGAACCCGCGCGGACGTGGCCCGGATCATCGAGCTTTACCGCCGCCAGGGCCGGTTCGCCGCAACCGTCGAACCGCAGCTGGTGCAGCTCGACCAGAACCGGGTCGATGTCGTGTTCGAGATCAACGAAGGGCCGAAGTCGAAGGTCCGCGCGATCAACATCATCGGCAACGAGGTGTTCTCCGACGGCGATCTCAGATCGGAAATGGCCACCAAGCAGGCGCGCTGGTTCCGCCTCTTTTCGTCGGGCACGAGCTATGACCCCGACCGCATGGCCTATGACCAGCAGAAGCTGCGGCAGTTCTATCTGACCAACGGCTATGCCGATTTTCGCGTCGCTTCCGCCGTCGCGGAACTGACGCCCGACCGCCGCGATTTCGTGATCACCTATGTGGTGGAAGAGGGCGAGCGCTATAAGTTCGGTGACGTTACGGTCGAAAGCGACATCCGCGACCTGAAGGCCGAAACGCTGCAGGAACTGGTAAGGGTCGAAAAGGGCGACTGGTACGACGCCCAGAAGATTGAAAACACTGTTGACGCGATGGCGGAAGCCGCCGGTCTGCAAGGCTATGCCTTTGCCGATGTGCGGCCGGAGTTTATCCGCGACAAGGACGACCTGACGATGACGATCACCTTCAAGGTGGCCGAAGCGCCTCGCGTCTATGTGGAGCGGGTGGACATCAACGGCAACACGCGCACCAAGGACAAGGTGATCCGGCGCGAGTTCCGCCTTGCCGAAGGGGATGCGTTCAACAGCTTCAAGGTCAAGCGCTCGCGCGACCGTATCCAGTCGCTTGGCTATTTCCAGGAAAATCTGGAGATAGAGCAGAAGCCCGGCTCCACCCCCGATCGCGTGGTGCTGGAAGTCAATGTCCAGGAAAAGCCCACTGGCGAGCTGCAGGTGTCGGCAGGTTTCTCCAGCCTTGAAAAGTTCATCGTCAATCTGTCGATCACCGAACGCAATTTCCGCGGCAAGGGCCAGGAACTGCGCGCAAGCGTCGATTATTCGAGCTATTCTAAATCGGTGAACCTGGGCTTTACGGAGCCTTACATGTTCGACCGGAACATCGCCCTGGGCGGCGACGTGTTCCGTCGCGATTACAACAGCTTCAACTACATAGGCCAGGGGCGCGACCGCAACACCACCTATGAGCAGACCACGACCGGGTTCCAGATCAGGGCGGCGACACCGCTGACCGAGTTCTGGTCATTCGCGTTGCGCTATGGTTTGAGCCAGGACGAGGTGTCGCTCGACAAGAACACCTTCTATTTCGACAACAACAATGATGGCGTGCCGGAGTGCGACCCCTTGCTTGCCGGCCGTTATCTCTGCGAGGCGGTAGGCGATTTCACCACCTCGTCGCTCGGTTACAGCCTTGTCTTCGACAATCTGAACAATCGGCTGCGTCCCAGCGCGGGCCAGCGCGTGGTGATCAGCCAGGACATCGCCGGGCTGGGCGGCAGCGTGAAATATCTCCGCACCCGCGCCGAGGCGAAGAAGTTCTGGGGGCTTGGCGACAGCGGGTTCATTTTCTCGCTGGGCGCGGAAGGCGGCTATATCAAGGGGTTGGGTCAGGACGTGCGCCTTACCGACCGCTTTTTCCTTGGCGAGCCGCAGATCCGCGGCTTCGGCATTCGCGGAGTGGGGCCGCGCGTCGTGCGGCGCTATTACGACACCGCCACTGCGGACCCGAACGATTTTCTGGCAGACGACAACAGCCGAACCGACGACGCGCTTGGCGGCAAGCTCTATTATCTGGGGCGGGCAGAGCTTGAGATACCGCTCGGGTCCGGCGCGCGCGAAATGGGTTTGAGGCCGTCGATTTTCGTGGATGCCGGCGCTCTCTGGAGTACGAACCGCCCACCTCTTGATGACCGCACTACCGCAACTGTTCGCCCGATTTTGAACAGCGCCGGGCAATTCCAGTGCAGCGATGCTTCTGGTGGAGTGGTAGCATCCGCGACTCAGACCTGCCCGGGTAGCCATCCCACGCTGGTGGCCAACACGATTCCGCCGTTCAGGGAATTCTATTTCGGCGATACGCCCAAACCCCGCTTGTCGGTTGGCTTTGGCATCAACTGGAACTCTCCCTTCGGGCCGTTCCGGATTGATATAGCCAAGGCGCTGCTGAAAGAACCGGGGGACAACACAAAGCTCTTTTCCTTCAACATAGGGACACAATTCTGA
- the rseP gene encoding RIP metalloprotease RseP yields the protein MVEAAQPGLLLTLASFALVIGLLVFVHELGHYLAGRAFGVRADVFSIGFGRELFGWTDRRGTRWKVAVLPLGGYVKFAGDMSPASTPNAEWLSLPAEERAQTFQAKKLWQKSIIVLAGPASNFLFAILVFAGFFMAYGVPQTPAVVSQVIPGSAAERFGMLPGDRILSINGKGIDQFEEVADYIRLRPGEMADIRIVRNGDHEVLNVRFDAEEQVDRFGNRFRMGRLGIAPVERVVVEEPVGTVLAKSVTHTFNLVGMMIEGLEQVITGRRAVDELGGPIKIAQFAGQTASLGWEPLIEFMAFISINLGFINLLPVPMLDGGHLLFYAIEAVRRRPVKAKAQELAFLSGLALLVSLMLLVTLNDLSTLGLWEKLANLAG from the coding sequence GTGGTTGAGGCGGCCCAGCCGGGACTGTTACTGACGCTTGCCAGCTTTGCGCTGGTGATCGGCCTGCTCGTTTTCGTTCACGAGCTTGGCCATTATCTGGCGGGTCGCGCCTTTGGCGTGAGGGCGGACGTGTTCTCCATCGGCTTTGGGCGGGAGCTGTTCGGCTGGACCGACCGGCGCGGCACGCGCTGGAAGGTGGCCGTGCTGCCGCTGGGCGGCTATGTGAAGTTCGCAGGCGACATGAGCCCGGCGAGCACGCCCAACGCCGAATGGCTGTCGCTGCCGGCCGAAGAGCGGGCGCAGACGTTTCAGGCAAAGAAGCTGTGGCAGAAATCGATCATCGTGCTGGCGGGGCCGGCAAGCAATTTCCTTTTCGCCATCCTCGTCTTTGCGGGCTTCTTCATGGCCTATGGCGTACCGCAGACGCCTGCCGTCGTCTCGCAGGTGATCCCCGGATCGGCGGCGGAGCGGTTCGGAATGCTTCCGGGCGATCGGATTTTGTCGATCAACGGCAAGGGCATCGATCAGTTCGAGGAGGTCGCCGACTATATCCGCCTGCGTCCGGGCGAAATGGCCGACATCCGCATCGTCCGCAACGGCGACCATGAAGTGCTGAACGTGCGCTTCGACGCGGAGGAGCAGGTGGACCGGTTCGGCAACCGCTTCCGCATGGGTCGGCTGGGAATCGCGCCGGTGGAGCGCGTGGTCGTGGAAGAGCCGGTCGGCACGGTTCTGGCGAAATCCGTCACGCACACCTTCAATCTGGTGGGCATGATGATCGAGGGGCTGGAGCAGGTCATCACCGGCCGCCGGGCGGTGGACGAACTGGGCGGCCCCATCAAGATCGCGCAGTTCGCGGGGCAGACGGCCTCGCTTGGCTGGGAGCCGCTGATCGAGTTCATGGCGTTCATCTCAATTAATCTCGGATTCATCAATCTTCTGCCAGTTCCGATGTTGGATGGAGGCCATCTTCTGTTCTATGCCATCGAGGCTGTGAGGCGGCGACCGGTAAAGGCGAAGGCGCAGGAACTGGCCTTTCTGTCGGGCTTGGCGCTGCTTGTCTCCCTCATGCTGCTCGTGACGCTGAACGACCTTTCGACGCTCGGGCTATGGGAAAAGCTGGCGAACCTCGCCGGATAG